The Calditrichota bacterium sequence CGCGCACCATAAAGGTGAAGTCGGTGATGGCCGGGGAATAGACTGCGCCTCCGGCACAGGGACCCAGGATGGCTGAGATCTGGGGGACAACGCCGCTCGCAAGGGTGTTGCGCAGAAAGATGTCGGCATACGCGCCGAGCGACACTACGCCTTCTTGAACGCGGGCTCCGCCCGAGTCGTTCAAGCCGATGACTGGTGCCCCCACTTTCATCGCCATATCCATAATTTTGCAAATCTTGGCGCCGTGCGCTTCGGCCAGCGATCCGCCCAGGACAGTAAAGTCCTGGGCAAAGAGAAAGACGAGCCGCCCGTCGATCCTGCCGTAGCCGGTTACGACGCCGTCGCCCGGAATACGTTCCTTTTCGAGGCCGAAGTCGCGCGAACGATGCCGCACGAACATGTCGATTTCCTGAAACGATCCCGGGTCGAGCAGTAGTTCAATCCGCTCGCGGGCGGTAAGTTTGCCTTTGGCGTGCTGGGCGGCGATCCTCGGCTCGCCGCCGCCGAGCAGCGCTTCGGCGCGCCGCCGTTCAAGTTCCTGCAGTTTGTCGGTCATGGGTCGATGTTAATTCTTGGAGGGCGGCTTTCAAGCCGCCCGCTGGGAGAAAGTATCACCTTTGCCGCTGCGATCCCGCTTCGAGCGGCACCTTCGATCGTAGCCGGCAGGCCGGTTGCCGTCCAGTCGCCGGCCAGATAGAGCCCCCGAATCGACGTTATCGGACCGGGTCGGAGACTCGCATTCCCGGGACCAAGGATGGCCGTCGCCCGCGCCGTCCGCACCGCTTTGGATGCGACGACGTTTGCCACTCGGACGGCCGGCAGTCGGTCGTGAAGATCGTCGAGGACACGGTCTTCGAGCGCTTCGACCGGCACCTCACTGCGTCCGGGGGCATGACTGATGACTGCGGATACCTTTCGCCAGCCGCTTGTTTCCGGCTCACCCCGTCCGAAGAGCCAGTGTGTGAATCCTCCCGGAAGATGCCCGAACGGCACCTTCATCACCGGCCGATCGAAGGTGTAATGGATCCCCGCAATCGACGCATACTCGAATTTGCCCAGCGGCGCGAAAGTACTATCCTGCCGGACTGCCTCCGGCAATAGCCGCAACAGATCGATCGGCTGCAGCGCGCATAGGACCTGACCAGCCGGCTGAAAGGACTCGCCGATGACTACGCCCTCGACCGCGCCATTCCTCAGGCAGATTTGCTTGACTTCCTGTCCCAGGCGCAGTTCGACGCCCTGAACGGCAAGCCAGCCCAGAGCCGGCTCGATGTAGAGCGACCTGAACGGCACCTGCGACAGACCGATCCGGGTTGCTTCACCGCCCCGCAGGAGACCTTCCCGTATCGCTGCTCCGAGGATGGAGGCCGACGCCTCCGCGGCCGGCGCGTTCATCACCGCCAACGTTAGCGCATCGAACAAGCCGCAGCAGACGCCGGACGGAATCCCGTTCGAGGCGAGAGACTCGGAGACTGTCCGGTCAGCGTCACCGGTTAGACCGGAGCGAGCAAGGGCGTTTAGTCCCCGCACGGCGAGGATCCGTTCGCGGAGCGGCGCTGCCGTGAAGCTTAGCAGTCCAGCAGCGGCGCCGAGACGCCCGCGACCGAGACGAAGTACGGTCTTCCGGCCTCCCGATAATAGAAACGGGACTGCGAGACCTTCCCTGAAATCAATGCTATCCGCCGGCCCGCCCCATTTGGCGATCAAGCCGAGTACAGTCCGGTAAGCGCCTATGAAGAGATGAGTGCCATGGTCAAGCCATTCGCCATGCTCCGGCGACCAAAACGATCCAGCCCGGCCACCGGCTTCTCGAGACCGTTCAACGAGCAGAACCTTGCGCCCGGCATCCGCCAGTTTGGTCGCTGCCGCAATCCCCGCCCACCCGGCACCTACGACAACAATCACCACATCCGGTACTTTATCCTTTCAGAGCATTCCCGTGCGCATCCGAATCGTCCATTCGAAAGTCAGCGCCGTCAGGATGAGGCTGAGTATCCACCACTTGCCCCAAAGGTCATAGTGCGACGATTCAACGATCTCCCGCGGCTCGGCCCTAAGGCCGTCGAGCAGCGAATCGGCCTTTTCGGCTGGGGCGTAACCGCCGCCGGATGCCGCGGCGATTCGAGCCAGCGGTTCTTCATTCAGCCGTGTCTCGAGCAACTCGACCGAGTAGGGTTCGACCAGCACCGAGCCGCGATCTTCGCCGACTTCGCTGTTCTCGTATCGGGCTGCCACACGCACCCGATATTCGCCTTCGCTCCCAGTGGCAAACGAACCCCGATAGCGCCCGCTGCCGATTCCCTCAAGGAGAATCCGTCCGCCTTCCTTCCCGTTCGAGACGACTTCGGTGGTCACTTCGGCGCCATCGATGGGTTGAAAGTTTCCATCATAGACCGACACCTCAAAAGTTACCGGCTCGCCGCTCGGGTATTGATCCCGGTCGAACTTGAGCACGACATGTTTCTGCGCCTTGCGAAGCGCGAGAAACCTAACGAGGCGTCCCCACAGCGGTCCGGCTTCGTCTTCACTTCCCACCGGGACGATCCCCCATTTCCAGAAGTCGCGCACAAGCAGCGCTGCGCTTCGGCTGCCGGCTTGCTCGAAGACCACCAGTGCCGGTGCCTTCTCGCCGTCCGCTCCCCGGAACTGCGCTAACACCTCAGAGCCGGGACGGGCGCTCCACCGCCCGGCAGCATAAGTGAGCGGCGGCAGAGCCGACCACCTCGCGGCAAAACGTTCGTCTTCTGGCGCGGCAATGACGGCATGCCGGCCAAGTGGTGTTACCTGAGCCTGAACGAGCCGCGTCGGAGTCCGCTGCGCCACAACCGGCAGGCGATCGGCAATAGGCGCGAGCAGTTCGGGATCGAGACGCCCCCCATCGACGAGACCGACGGGGACGTCATGGGCAGTCAGTGCCGCGAAAAACTTTGCCAATGCCTCACGGTTCGTCCCAACGCTGGGAAAATGATGTAGGAGAACCAGATCGACCGACCGGACGAGCGAATCGGCGGGCCAGGCGCCCTCGTAAAACGCCTCGCCCCGGCGGGTGCGCGAGATGACTTCGCACTGGCCGTCCTGCATCAGTCGGCGCACGAGGTCCCCCAGTCCGTGGTCGGGCGGACCGGCCATCACCAACACCCGCATCCGACTTTTCAGTACATCGATAAAGAAACTGCGCCGGTTATTGCCGGTTGTCAGTTCGCCCTCGTCGGTTCCCACTTCAGCAGTCCAGAACTGTCGGCCGGCGGCTTCAGGAGTCAGTTCAAATTCTACCGCGCCCTCATCGAAATCGCTCTTCACGGCGACCTGCGACCGCCCCATGCTCCGGCCTTCGCGGTCGCGCAGCGAAACCGTCAACTCCTTCCCGCCCGATCCGACGGCGCGCCAGTGGATGGCAACCGACGTCTTACTGCCCTGATAGACGACCGGATTATGCTCGATGCGAACGACCATCGCGTCGCGATCCGGGGCTGGCGAACCGATTCCGATCGTCCAGATCGGCACCGGCGACGACCGGGCAATCCGAACCGGATCGGGCCCGCGATTAGAGGCGCCGTCGGAGACAAGCACAATCCCGGCTGGAAGGTCCCGGCGCGACGTTGTGACAAGGACGCCAAGCGCGCTTCCGATATCGGTTAATGGCCCGTCAGGCAAAGCCGATAGGAGACGCTCCAATGTCTCGCCGGCCCTCTTAAGGGTGTCGTCGAAGGCGAGATAGTCGATCCCAAAC is a genomic window containing:
- a CDS encoding FAD-dependent oxidoreductase, producing MVIVVVGAGWAGIAAATKLADAGRKVLLVERSREAGGRAGSFWSPEHGEWLDHGTHLFIGAYRTVLGLIAKWGGPADSIDFREGLAVPFLLSGGRKTVLRLGRGRLGAAAGLLSFTAAPLRERILAVRGLNALARSGLTGDADRTVSESLASNGIPSGVCCGLFDALTLAVMNAPAAEASASILGAAIREGLLRGGEATRIGLSQVPFRSLYIEPALGWLAVQGVELRLGQEVKQICLRNGAVEGVVIGESFQPAGQVLCALQPIDLLRLLPEAVRQDSTFAPLGKFEYASIAGIHYTFDRPVMKVPFGHLPGGFTHWLFGRGEPETSGWRKVSAVISHAPGRSEVPVEALEDRVLDDLHDRLPAVRVANVVASKAVRTARATAILGPGNASLRPGPITSIRGLYLAGDWTATGLPATIEGAARSGIAAAKVILSPSGRLESRPPRINIDP